One Benincasa hispida cultivar B227 chromosome 5, ASM972705v1, whole genome shotgun sequence genomic window carries:
- the LOC120077557 gene encoding poly [ADP-ribose] polymerase 1-like isoform X2 gives MANPQKPWKVEYAKSSRSSCKTCENPIQKENLRFGKMVQATQFDGFMPMWNHAACILKKEKQIKSIDDVEGLDLLRWEDQQKIRQYVEDSVAAVAVTPVECGIEVSQTSRANCKHCKQKIMKGEVRLSSAVDSKGAKGLARYHANCYIEQCPSTHVEKLAGWQNLPPSDPAAVSALVKKPPSAEKNEKQTTSKAGKRKKGTAEDQNSKVTRAVGDVSVSRSMKSAIVSADPQNSSDLVSKLEAQSKGLRKLKDDLIKHVTAVELREMLESNDQDSTGSELDLRDRCADGMMFGALAKCPICSGSLRYSGGMYLCHRYQSAWSKCSYFTREPERLKGKWKVPEETGNQYLSKWFKFQVGAKPIRLLPLPSTGSANGNQASNSQSQSSRAESFAELRVSFSGLKDSMGDWKRKIEGEGGAVHAKIKKDTNCLVVSGDVDENNTEIKKARRRKIPIVWEEYLVDCFRKQKKLPYDRYKVEATGESTSLVTVNVEGRSAVHESSGLQDTPLNMSYLSTGINRVLAHSGQEQETCLLLQADDTPFIGSSTERDATMASGSRSCSRQVSRGEKRRTRGHSRNLELDRHVNIHGRIRIEIDEEVGKPVCANATKFSNAIGTIARNTIPLRCKDWSDVSKEVRDLVVDQLLSYFDFDVGKKHVKKYVLQRVQNTFKEYRSDLYKHYRRFKDPKEARACPPKRITDATDWNLLCNRWETPEWKKKTETNKKSRSKIPYLHRTGSKSFVQVQSEMKIKEGRDVDQVDLFRQSHFCEKDGWVNNNAKDAYLEMQRLMEASFQEDPTPMSSVEVCKQVLGHRSGYIKGLGLNPKPSSSSSVTSYLQDKKELEKKMEKMEDEMIQMKANYEHMKETNVALTSQLSMWEGRWAEIQNMLGRGQGKDGHSNT, from the exons ATGGCGAACCCCCAGAAGCCATGGAAGGTTGAATATGCCAAATCTTCTCGATCCTCCTGCAAGACCTGCGAAAATCCCATTCAGAAGGAGAATCTCCGCTTTGGCAAGATGGTTCAGGCCACCCAATTCGACGGCTTCATGCCT ATGTGGAATCATGCTGCCTGcatattgaagaaagaaaagcagATCAAATC GATTGATGATGTTGAAGGGCTTGACTTATTGAGATGGGAAGATCAGCAGAAGATCAGACAATACGTGGAAGACAGTGTAGCTGCAGTTGCTGTTACGCCTGTAGAGTGTGGTATTGAAGTTTCACAAACTTCACGTGCTAATTGCAAGCACTGCAAACAGAAGATTATGAAAGGAGAG GTCCGTTTGTCCTCTGCCGTAGATAGTAAAGGGGCCAAGGGCCTGGCTAGGTACCATGCAAACTGCTACATTGAACAATGTCCATCTACCCATGTCGAGAAGTTGGCCGGTTGGCAAAACCTCCCACCTTCTGACCCGGCTGCTGTTAGTGCCTTGGTGAAGAAGCCTCCATCTGCTGAAAAAAATG AGAAACAGACAACTTCAAAAGCTGGTAAACGCAAAAAAGGCACTGCCGAAGACCAGAATTCTAAAGTTACTAGGGCTGTAGGAGATGTTTCTGTAAGCAGGTCCATGAAAAGTGCTATTGTTTCAGCAGACCCTCAAAATTCATCTGATTTAGTGAGTAAACTGGAGGCACAAAGTAAAGGACTAAGGAAACTAAAAGATGATCTGATAAAGCATGTGACAGCTGTAGAGTTGCGGGAAATGCTTGAATCTAATGATCAAGATTCAACAGGATCAGAGCTTGATTTGCGTGATCGCTG TGCTGATGGTATGATGTTTGGAGCACTTGCAAAATGCCCCATCTGTTCTGGTTCACTACGTTACTCTGGAGGCATGTATCTATGTCACAGATATCAGTCTGCATGGAGCAAGTGTAGCTACTTTACTCGTGAACCAGAGCGCCTTAAAGGGAAGTGGAAAGTCCCAGAAGAGACTGGCAACCAATATCTTAGCAAG TGGTTTAAATTCCAAGTAGGTGCAAAACCCATTCGATTATTGCCACTGCCATCTACTGGTAGTGCCAATGGCAATCAAGCTTCCAATAGTCAATCACAATCATCAAGGGCTGAAAGCTTCGCTGAGCTAAGAGTTTCCTTCTCTGGATTAAAAGATTCCATG GGAGATTGGAAGAGAAAAATTGAGGGTGAAGGTGGAGCTGTTCATGCCAAGATAAAGAAAG ATACTAATTGCTTGGTTGTGAGTGGAGACGTGGATGAAAATAATACAGAAATCAAGAAGGCAAG gaggaggAAGATACCTATAGTTTGGGAAGAGTATCTGGTAGATTGCTTTAGAAAACAGAAGAAGCTTCCATATGATAGGTACAAAGTTGAAGCCACTGGTGAGTCCACCAGCCTGGTGACCGTAAATGTGGAAGGGAGAAGTGCAGTGCACGAATCTTCAGGCTTGCAGGATACACCTTTAAACATGTCATACTTGTCAACTGGAATTAATAG AGTCTTGGCACATTCGGGTCAGGAGCAGGAGACATGCTTATTACTTCAGGCAGATGACACTCCATTTATTGGTTCCTCCACGGAGCGAGATGCGACAATGGCATCAG GATCTAGATCATGTTCGAGACAAGTCTCGAGAGGAGAAAAAAGGCGGACAAGAGGGCATAGTCGAAACCTCGAGTTGGACCGACATGTCAATATTCATGGGAGgatcaggattgagatcgacgAGGAAGTTGGGAAACCAGTATGTGCAAATGCCACAAAGTTCAGTAATGCCATTGGTACCATCGCTCGAAACACAATTCCATTGCGTTGTAAGGATTGGAGTGATGTATCGAAAGAAGTTCGAGACCTCGTTGTAGATCAGTTGTTG TCATATTTTGACTTTGACGTGGGAAAGAAGCATGTAAAAAAGTACGTCCTACAAAGAGTTCAAAATACTTTCAAGGAATATAGATCGGATTTGTACAAGCACTACCGTCGATTTAAGGACCCAAAAGAAGCCCGTGCATGTCCACCTAAAAGGATAACAGACGCAACTGATTGGAATCTTCTATGCAACAGATGGGAGACTCCTGAATGGAAG AAAAAAACGGAGACAAATAAGAAAAGTCGATCGAAAATCCCTTACCTTCACCGGACTGGGTCGAAATCATTTGTCCAAGTGCAAAGTGAAATG aaaataaaagagggTCGTGATGTTGACCAAGTGGATTTGTTCCGCCAAAGTCATTTTTGTGAAAAAGATGGTTGGGTGAACAATAATGCCAAAGATGCATAT TTAGAAATGCAAAGACTCATGGAAGCATCATTTCAAGAAGACCCTACACCCATGTCCAGTGTAGAGGTTTGTAAACAAGTTTTGGGTCATCGATCAGGCTACATTAAAGGCCTTGGTTTGAACCCAAAACCTAGCTCATCATCCAGTGTCACGTCTTACCTACAGGACAAAAAAGAGttggaaaagaaaatggagAAGATGGAAGATGAGATGATACAGATGAAGGCAAACTATGAGCATATGAAGGAAACAAACGTGGCACTAACTAGTCAATTATCAATGTGGGAAGGTAGATGGGCTGAAATCCAAAACATGTTGGGGCGAGGGCAGGGAAAGGATGGACATTCAAACACTTAG
- the LOC120077557 gene encoding uncharacterized protein LOC120077557 isoform X5 → MTTSKAGKRKKGTAEDQNSKVTRAVGDVSVSRSMKSAIVSADPQNSSDLVSKLEAQSKGLRKLKDDLIKHVTAVELREMLESNDQDSTGSELDLRDRCADGMMFGALAKCPICSGSLRYSGGMYLCHRYQSAWSKCSYFTREPERLKGKWKVPEETGNQYLSKWFKFQVGAKPIRLLPLPSTGSANGNQASNSQSQSSRAESFAELRVSFSGLKDSMGDWKRKIEGEGGAVHAKIKKDTNCLVVSGDVDENNTEIKKARRRKIPIVWEEYLVDCFRKQKKLPYDRYKVEATGESTSLVTVNVEGRSAVHESSGLQDTPLNMSYLSTGINRVLAHSGQEQETCLLLQADDTPFIGSSTERDATMASGSRSCSRQVSRGEKRRTRGHSRNLELDRHVNIHGRIRIEIDEEVGKPVCANATKFSNAIGTIARNTIPLRCKDWSDVSKEVRDLVVDQLLVTLRFIYAFGYYLTCKCLIAQLLLTMQSYFDFDVGKKHVKKYVLQRVQNTFKEYRSDLYKHYRRFKDPKEARACPPKRITDATDWNLLCNRWETPEWKKKTETNKKSRSKIPYLHRTGSKSFVQVQSEMKIKEGRDVDQVDLFRQSHFCEKDGWVNNNAKDAYLEMQRLMEASFQEDPTPMSSVEVCKQVLGHRSGYIKGLGLNPKPSSSSSVTSYLQDKKELEKKMEKMEDEMIQMKANYEHMKETNVALTSQLSMWEGRWAEIQNMLGRGQGKDGHSNT, encoded by the exons ATG ACAACTTCAAAAGCTGGTAAACGCAAAAAAGGCACTGCCGAAGACCAGAATTCTAAAGTTACTAGGGCTGTAGGAGATGTTTCTGTAAGCAGGTCCATGAAAAGTGCTATTGTTTCAGCAGACCCTCAAAATTCATCTGATTTAGTGAGTAAACTGGAGGCACAAAGTAAAGGACTAAGGAAACTAAAAGATGATCTGATAAAGCATGTGACAGCTGTAGAGTTGCGGGAAATGCTTGAATCTAATGATCAAGATTCAACAGGATCAGAGCTTGATTTGCGTGATCGCTG TGCTGATGGTATGATGTTTGGAGCACTTGCAAAATGCCCCATCTGTTCTGGTTCACTACGTTACTCTGGAGGCATGTATCTATGTCACAGATATCAGTCTGCATGGAGCAAGTGTAGCTACTTTACTCGTGAACCAGAGCGCCTTAAAGGGAAGTGGAAAGTCCCAGAAGAGACTGGCAACCAATATCTTAGCAAG TGGTTTAAATTCCAAGTAGGTGCAAAACCCATTCGATTATTGCCACTGCCATCTACTGGTAGTGCCAATGGCAATCAAGCTTCCAATAGTCAATCACAATCATCAAGGGCTGAAAGCTTCGCTGAGCTAAGAGTTTCCTTCTCTGGATTAAAAGATTCCATG GGAGATTGGAAGAGAAAAATTGAGGGTGAAGGTGGAGCTGTTCATGCCAAGATAAAGAAAG ATACTAATTGCTTGGTTGTGAGTGGAGACGTGGATGAAAATAATACAGAAATCAAGAAGGCAAG gaggaggAAGATACCTATAGTTTGGGAAGAGTATCTGGTAGATTGCTTTAGAAAACAGAAGAAGCTTCCATATGATAGGTACAAAGTTGAAGCCACTGGTGAGTCCACCAGCCTGGTGACCGTAAATGTGGAAGGGAGAAGTGCAGTGCACGAATCTTCAGGCTTGCAGGATACACCTTTAAACATGTCATACTTGTCAACTGGAATTAATAG AGTCTTGGCACATTCGGGTCAGGAGCAGGAGACATGCTTATTACTTCAGGCAGATGACACTCCATTTATTGGTTCCTCCACGGAGCGAGATGCGACAATGGCATCAG GATCTAGATCATGTTCGAGACAAGTCTCGAGAGGAGAAAAAAGGCGGACAAGAGGGCATAGTCGAAACCTCGAGTTGGACCGACATGTCAATATTCATGGGAGgatcaggattgagatcgacgAGGAAGTTGGGAAACCAGTATGTGCAAATGCCACAAAGTTCAGTAATGCCATTGGTACCATCGCTCGAAACACAATTCCATTGCGTTGTAAGGATTGGAGTGATGTATCGAAAGAAGTTCGAGACCTCGTTGTAGATCAGTTGTTGGTAACTTTACGCTTTATTTATGCCTTTGGGTACTATTTAACTTGTAAATGTTTGATTGCACAATTACTATTGACTATGCAGTCATATTTTGACTTTGACGTGGGAAAGAAGCATGTAAAAAAGTACGTCCTACAAAGAGTTCAAAATACTTTCAAGGAATATAGATCGGATTTGTACAAGCACTACCGTCGATTTAAGGACCCAAAAGAAGCCCGTGCATGTCCACCTAAAAGGATAACAGACGCAACTGATTGGAATCTTCTATGCAACAGATGGGAGACTCCTGAATGGAAG AAAAAAACGGAGACAAATAAGAAAAGTCGATCGAAAATCCCTTACCTTCACCGGACTGGGTCGAAATCATTTGTCCAAGTGCAAAGTGAAATG aaaataaaagagggTCGTGATGTTGACCAAGTGGATTTGTTCCGCCAAAGTCATTTTTGTGAAAAAGATGGTTGGGTGAACAATAATGCCAAAGATGCATAT TTAGAAATGCAAAGACTCATGGAAGCATCATTTCAAGAAGACCCTACACCCATGTCCAGTGTAGAGGTTTGTAAACAAGTTTTGGGTCATCGATCAGGCTACATTAAAGGCCTTGGTTTGAACCCAAAACCTAGCTCATCATCCAGTGTCACGTCTTACCTACAGGACAAAAAAGAGttggaaaagaaaatggagAAGATGGAAGATGAGATGATACAGATGAAGGCAAACTATGAGCATATGAAGGAAACAAACGTGGCACTAACTAGTCAATTATCAATGTGGGAAGGTAGATGGGCTGAAATCCAAAACATGTTGGGGCGAGGGCAGGGAAAGGATGGACATTCAAACACTTAG